The Natator depressus isolate rNatDep1 chromosome 11, rNatDep2.hap1, whole genome shotgun sequence genome includes a window with the following:
- the CD28 gene encoding T-cell-specific surface glycoprotein CD28 yields the protein MIVWILAALSFIQAAEVTENKILVEQPPRIMASNKNATLACKYAYNGTGNEFRASLNKGTDRAVEVCSVSWNGSFHNHHSNKEFNCLVAVDSHTKQVNFSLWKLNTDQTDIYFCKIEVMFPPPYIYNDKSNGTVIHVTEMLLQSPEIESATPFWALVVTLGFLAFYSVLITAAFVICWWKNKRNRILTSDYMNMTPRHPPGPKNKHYQPYAPTRIHTEYRSWEP from the exons ATGATAGTCTGGATACTCGCTGCTCTCAGCTTCATTCAAGCTGCTGAAGTAACAG AAAACAAGATTTTGGTGGAACAGCCGCCTCGAATCATGGCATCTAATAAAAATGCTACCTTGGCTTGCAAATATGCCTATAATGGAACTGGGAACGAATTCAGAGCATCACTGAATAAAGGAACAGACAGAGCGGTTGAAGTCTGCTCTGTTTCCTGGAATGGTTCCTTCCACAACCATCATTCAAATAAAGAATTCAACTGCCTTGTGGCAGTTGATAGCCATACAAAGCAAGTGAATTTCAGTCTTTGGAAGCTGAATACTGACCAAACAGATATTTACTTCTGCAAAATTGAGGTCATGTTTCCACCTCCTTACATCTACAATGACAAGAGCAATGGGACTGTCATTCATGTGACAG AGATGCTCCTCCAATCACCAGAAATTGAATCTGCAACACCCTTCTGGGCTCTAGTGGTGACTCTTGGATTTCTGGCTTTCTACAGTGTGCTAATAACTGCAGCGTTTGTTATCTGCTGG TGGAAAAACAAGAGGAACAGAATCCTGACGAGTGACTACATGAATATGACGCCACGCCATCCTCCTGGCCCAAAGAACAAGCATTACCAACCCTACGCGCCAACTCGGATACACACTGAATACCGCTCTTGGGAACCATGA